The genomic window GCGAGTCCCACCTCTGCCCGACGTGCAGGCCCGGGAGCCGGTCGAGCGGGCCGAGCGCATCCTGCACCACGCTCCGCGGCTCGTAGTGGAAGTGGAACGTGTCGTTGAGGATGGGCAGGGGCCCCTTGCCGACGACCTCCATGTCCGTCCCCTTCAGCCGGCCGGCCAGCGTGAACAGGTCCTCCTTCAGGTCCCTCGGGTAGACCTTGATGTCGAAGGACTTGAGGTTCCCCGACGGGTCCACCCGGTAGACGCTCTCGATGCGGACGCGGACGCTCGCCCGCCCGCCGAAGGGCGTCGCCCGCAGGATGTTCCCGGCGTCGAGCTCGACGCGGCTCTCCAGCTCGAACCACCCGTCCTGGAGGCGCCTCGACGACGTCACGGCCTTGCCCACCGGGCGGGACTGCCCCGGCGCCTTGGGGTCGTCCACCGCCCCGATCTTCCAGGTGACCGGCCGGTCGTCCCCCCCGGCCGCCGCGATCGCCCTCAGGTCGGGGGCGTAGCCCAGGCTCAGCTCCGGCAGGATCTCCCAGGTCAGCAGGCAGAAGGCCGCGATGCACCAGTAGACCAGCAGGAGCAGCGAGAGGAACCGCGAGGGCATGGGCAGCCTCCCAGGACGACGACTTGCACAGGGATATGGTAGGGGACCGCGGCCCGGCGTGGCAATGGCACGCATCGCGGCCGGGCCGCCCGGCCGGCCGTGGCCCCCGGAACCGATCTGTACGGGGGCCGAAACGATCCGCTACGCTGGGCGAGGCGGCGTGGAGCGATGAGGCCCGGCCCGGGGGGAACGATCATGTGCGGGATCGTCGGATACACGGGGCTGCACCAGGCCAGCCCCATCCTGGTGTCGGGGCTGCGACGCCTGGAATACCGCGGGTACGACAGCGCCGGGGTGGCGGCCGTGGAGGACGATCGGCTCGAGGTCCGAAAGCGGGCCGGGAGGGTGCGGGCGCTCGAGGAATTGCTCGACGAGATGCCCCTCCACGCCCGCTGCGGGATCAGCCACACGCGATGGGCCACGCACGGCCCGGCGAGCGACCGCAACGCCCACCCGCACCTGGGCGGCCGCGGCGGGCGGATGACGGTCGCCCTCGTGCACAACGGCGTGATCGAGAATCACGTCGCCCTGCGTCGCGAGCTGGAGGCCGAGGGCTTCCTGTTCCAGAGCCAGACGGACACCGAGGTGATCGCCCACCTCGTGGCCCGCGAGCTGGAGAAGGCCGACGACCCCTTCCTGGCCGTCCGCCGCGCCCTGCCGCGCCTGGAAGGGACCTACGGGCTGGGCGTCGTCTGCGCGGGGCACCCGGGGGTCGTCGTCGGCGCCCGCTTCGGCAGCCCCCTGGTGGTCGGCGTAGGGGACAGCGAGCACCTGCTGGCGAGCGACGCCGTGGCGATCGCGCCGCACACCGCCCGGGTCGCGTACCTCCAGGACGGCGAGGTCGTCCGCCTGACGCCCCAGGACTTCCAGATCCAGCACCTGGAGAAGGGGCCCATCACGCCCCGGATCGACCGCATCGACTGGAAGCCCGACGCCGTCGAGCTCGGCGGGCACGCCCACTACATGCTGAAGGAGATCCGCGAGCAGCCCGAGACGGTCACCGACGCCTGCCGGGGGCGGCTCATCCGCGCGGAGGGCACGGCGCACTTCGGCGGCCTGAACCTGTCCCCCCGGCAGCTCCGCCGGGTGCGCCGGGTCGTCTTCGCGGCCTGCGGCACGAGCTGGCACGCCGCGATGGTGGGCGAGTACCTCATCGAGCGGCTCGCCGACCTGCCGGTGGAGGTCGAGTACGCCAGCGAGTTCCGCTACCGCAACGCCCCGCTCGACGACCGCACCCTCGTCTTCGTGCTCAGCCAGTCGGGCGAGACCGCGGACACCCTGGGGGCCCTCCGCGAGGCCCGCCGCCGCGGGCACCCCACGCTCGCCATCGTGAACACCGTCGGCAGCACGATCGCCCGCGAGGCCGACGGCGGCATCTACCTCCACGCCGGCCCCGAGGTCGGCGTGGCCAGCACCAAGGCCTTCTCCGCGCAGGTCGTCGTCCTGGCGATGCTGGCGCTCCACCTCGGGAGGCTGCGGCACCTCTCGTTCCCCGACGGCATGGCGGTCCTCGAGGCCATCGAGTCCGTCCCCGCGCTGATGGGCGAGGTCCTCAAGACCGAGGCGAAGATCGACGAGGCCGCCGCGCTCATGACGCAGGCGAGGAACGCCCTGTACCTCGGCCGCGACATCCATTTCCCGGTCGCCCTCGAGGGGGCGTTGAAGCTGAAGGAGATCAGCTACCTCCACGCGGAGGGCTATCCGACGGCCGAGATGAAGCACGGCCCCATCGCCCTGGTGGACCGCGAGACGCCCTGCGTGTTCGTGGCGCCGAAGGGCTCGCTGCACGCCAAGACGCTGAGCAACGTGGAGGAGGTCAAGGCGCGGCACGGCACGATCATCGGCGTCGGGACGGAGGGCGACGAGGGGCTGGCGTCGCTCTCGGACATCTTCCTGCCGATCCCCGAGGCCCCGGAGGTCATCCAGCCCCTGCTGGCCGTCGTCCCCTTGCAGCTCCTGGCCTACCACGTCGCCCGCCGCCGCGGCTGCGACATCGACAAGCCGAGGAACCTGGCCAAGAGCGTGACCGTGGAATAGCGGCGGGGCAGGGCAGGGGATCATGCGAGTTTCACGTGAAATGACCCAAAGCAGGGGGTCGCTGGAGTTTCACGTGAAATGAAGCGGGGCGGCCCGGTGACCCGGCCGCCCCTTCCTTGGCTCGGAGATGTTCGACGGGCCTGAACCCGTCCGATCGGCTCAGCGGCCGCCCCGGCCTTCCATCTTGATCTCGAACGGCTCGCCGGTCATCTCCTTCCAGGTGGACTTCTGGGCGTCGGTCAGCTTGGCCTCGACCTTGGCGAGGGTCTCCTTGCGGAACTCCCTCATCTTGGTCATCATCGCCTCGCGGTCGCCCTGGGCCTCCTGGAAGATCTCCCGCATCTTCTCGCGGGACTCCTCGCCGATCTGCTTGATCTCGTCCTTCTGGGCGTCGGTCAGCTCCAGCTTCTTCTGGACCTCCTCGTTCGTGAAGGCCATGTAGCCCTGGACCTGGTGCTGGATCTGGTGCAGGCGCTTGATCTGCTCCGGCTTGAGCACGTCCTTCATCGCGGCCTTGGCGTCGTCGTCGAGCTCCTTGGCCATCTCGCGCATCTTGGCGCCGCGCTCCGGGCCCTCCAGCCCCTCGGTGGCCTTCTCGATCTTCTCGCGGGTCTTGGCGGCGAGATCCTTGGCCTTCTCGGCCTGGTCCTCGGTGAGCTTCAGCTCCTCCTGGACGCTCTTGTTGGACAGCAGCATGCTGAGGCCGCCGCCGCCCATGCCCATGCCGCGGCCGCCCGGGGGCTGTGCCATCACCGGGACGGAGAGGAAGGCCGCCAGGCCGAATGCCACGAATGTCTTGCTCAACGTTGTCATCGCGTCGATCCCCAGGAACGATCAGGCGCTCCGGCCCGCGCCGCGGGAGGCCCCGGCCGCACGAGCCGGGGCCGCCGTCCCGGCGGTCGGATACGGGGGGAGCCGTCAAGGGCCCTGTATCGAATCAAGCGACAGCCGGCGCCGGGGCGACCGGGGTTTTCCCGACGGCCCCGGAAGAAGCTGCCGCTTCATTCCGGCTTCTTGACCTCCTCCTCGATCAGCTTGAGGAAGTCGTCGTCCTCTTCCTTCTTCTTCGGCTTGGGCTTCGCCGGGGACTTGAAGTGCTCGGGCACGGCGTCGTCGAACTCGGCCTCGTCCGCGGAGACCCGCTCGATCAGGGTCGGCGCCTTCTTGGGGCGGGGGGCCCGCGCCGCGCTCACGCCGTCGGTGTCGAGGCCGGCCAGCTCCATCAGGGAGTGCCGCTTGCGGTCCTCCTGCACGTCCTGGTCGAGCACCTTGTGCGTGGCGATGAAGGCCTCCGGGCCGCTGGGCACGTAGTCGATCGTGTACAGGTGATCGGCGATGCCGAGCTCATCCTCCGGCATCAGCGCGTGGGGGCTGCTGAGCCTCGCCCCGTTGACGCTCGTGCCGTTGGTGGAGCCCATGTCGCGGACCGTCCACACCCCGTTGACGAGCAGGAGGGTGCAGTGTTTCCCCGAGACGTTCTCGAAGTCGAGGCGGATGTCGCATCCCGGCCTCCGCCCGACGAGCAGCTCGGGCTTCAGCAGGGGGATCGGATCCCCCCCGCCCACCGGCACCATGGTCCCCAGGACATCGGCTTGAGGCGGCATGCTCGGCTCCTCCGTCGCGGGCGGCATAGGGGCGATTGCGGCTCGGCACGGCTCGATCGGATGATCCTATCAGACCCCATCGCGGCCGCTCAAGGACCGAGGCGGATTGCGATCCAGCGGCGTGGAGACCACGCCGACCGGGGCCGTGTCCGCCGCGTCAAGGTTCCCTCCGCCGCGCGAGCCGCTCGGCCTCCCGCCGCCTCTGCCGGCCCCAGGACCTGGATAACCGGTACCCGCCCAGGAACGTAAGTTCCAGCCAAACGATGGAGGAGAACAGAAAGAAGGCCGCCAGCGGGAAATCTCCCTCCCGCGCGCAGCTGACGCCCACCAGCGGTAGCAGGGCCAGCGACATCCATGTGACGGCCCTCAGGAGATGGAGGCTGGTGGCGGGGGTCATCAGCGACAGAAGGGCCGGCGCCGCGAGCCCGGCGAAGAAAGCCGGGCCGAGGAACCAGATCAGGAGCCCCTGGTCGTCGCGGTCGCAGACGCCCCGAGCGACGAGGAACACCGGCGCGGAGCACGCAACCGCGGTCATCAGCGAGCGGGTCGAGGGCCGGAACCGACGCATCGTCGCTTTCACACGTTAAAGGTCATTGGTCGGCCGGCTGGCGAGGCCGGGCCGGGGGGTGTCGTCGATCTTATCGCCGCCGCGACCGCCCTCCGAGAGTGCCCTCCTCGGGGAGGCCGGCCAGGGCAGCAACTGGAACCGGGCCCGGAGGTGGGGTAGCCTGGCGGCGATCGGGTTCGCCTGCGTTTCGAAGCTCAAGGAGACACGACATGTCATCCGGGGAACATCGGGGATGGACGCGCCGCCAGGTGCTGGGCGCCGGGGTCGCGGCGGCGGGGCTCCTCACCACGGGGCCAGCCCGGCTGCTGGGGGGGGCCCTTCGCGAGGAGGAGGCCGGCTACGGCCCGTTCAAGGTCGGGCTCCAGAGCTACTCGCTCCGCGGGTACGAGTCGGACGGCAAGCCCGACCGGGCCAAGGCCCTGGCGGTCACCCGCGACCTCGGCCTGCACCACTGGGAGGCCTTCCCGGCCCACGTCCCGGTGACGGAGGACGAGGCGGCCATCAAGGCGATGAAGTCGGAGTTCGAGGCGGCCGGCGTCCACCTGGGCGGATACGGCGTGGTCGCGCTCGGCAAGGACGAGCGGGCGGACCGCCGGATCTTCGAGTTCGCCAAGGCGATGGGGATCGCCTACATCTCCGCCGACCCCGATCCCGAGGGATTCGCCCTCGTGGACAAGTTGGTGGATGAGTACGGGATCCCGGTCGGCATCCACAACCACGGGCCGGGGCACCGCTTCGCCCTCATCGACACGATCGCCAGGGCGATCAAGGACCACAGCCCGAAGATCGGCTGCTGCATCGACACCGGCCATTTCCTCCGCTCGCGGGAGGACCCCGTCCGGGCGGTCGAGGTCTTCGGGGATCGGATCTACGGCGTCCACCTGAAGGACGTGAAGGACGCCGAGACGTTCACCGTCCTGGGGCGGGGGGACCTCCGGACGGACGCCCTGCTGAAGGCACTGGCCGGCCGCAAGTACTCGTACAACCTCGCCCTGGAATACGAGGAGAAGCCCGAGGATCCCGTCGAGGACATCAAGGCCTGCCTGGCCGCGCTGAAGAAGAGCGTCGCGACCCTGGCCGCTCGCTGACGAGCAGGCCAGCCCGGGGGCGGCCGGCCGGCCGGGCCGCCCCCGCTCACGCGGGGTCGCCGATCAGCGAGGCGATCGTCTTCACGTCGACCGGCTTCGTGACGTGGTGGTCCATGCCCGCCTGCTGAGACCGCCTGCGATCCTCCTCCTGGCCGTAGCCGGAGATGGCGATGATCAGCATGTTCAATCCCTCGTCGCGGAGGGTGCGGGCCACCTGATAGCCGTCGATGCGGGGCAGCCCGATATCAAGCAGGATGGCACGCGGCTGGAATTCCCGGGCCGCCTCGATCCCGCGTGCCCCATCGAACTCGGTCCTGACCTCATAGCCCAGGATACTCAGGAGCCGCGCGAGGCTGAGGGCCAGGTCCTTGTTATCATCGACGATCAGGACCCGGGAGTTCCTCGCGGGGGCATCCGGCGACCGGGATGGGGGCGATGCCACGTCTAGCTCCTTCGCGGCCGGCCGTCCTGCCCGCAGGGGAGGGCGGACGACCGGCTTTCATGCACCAATTGACCCGCATGGTAATTCAACGAATTTTGCACGCATCGTCAACCCGACCCCACGCGAGTGACGCCGAATGGGGCCGGCGGCCGGGGGAACTGACCTCGCTCATCCGATGCCACGTCTGATAGATTGCGCGAGGGGACCCGGGGGCGGGGGCCCGTCGGCCGTCATCACCAGGGTAGCGACCCTCGAGGGGAAAGGATGCCTTCAACCTTGACGGAATCCCGGGACGACACGCTGATCTCGCGCGACGGGATGCGCCTGCTCGTCCGGTCGTGGCCGGTGGCGGCCCCGCGCGGCGTGGTGGTCGTCGCGCACGGGCTGGGCGAGCACGGCGGGGCCTACGCGCCGCTCGCGGAGGCGGTCGGCATCCCGCTGGGCCTCGAATTCGCGGCCCTCGACTTCCGCGGCCACGGCCGTAGCCCGGGGCGTCGCGGCGTCGTCCGCCGATACGAGGACTTCGTGGGCGACCTGCACGCGGCGGTGGAATGGGTCCGCGCCCGCCGGCCGCGACTGCCGATCTTCGTGCTCGGCCATTCGAACGGCGGCCAGATCGCCCTCCGGTATGCGCTCGAGTCGCCCGACCGGATCGCCGGGGTCGTCGCCTCCAACCCGTTCATCCGGATCGCGATGCCGGTCCCCCCGGGCAAGCTCCGGCTCGGCAGGCTCCTCCTCTCGGTCGCGCCCTGGCTGACCCTCCGCGCCGACACCCCGATCGACGGGATGACGCGGGATCCCGCGATGAGGGACATGTACCGGACCGACACGCTGCGCCACAACCGCATCAGCGCCCCGCTCTTCTTCGGCATGGTCGAGGGGGGCGAGATGCTCATGGAGCGGGCGGGGGCGATCCGCAGCCCGCTGCTGATGATCGTCGGCGGGCAGGACCCGGTGGTCAGCCCGGCGGCCACGCGCGACCTCTTCGACCGGGTGGGGGCGGCCGACAAGACGATGCTGCTCTACCCGAAGATGCTCCACGAGCCGTTCAACGAGCTCGGACGGGCCCAGGTCTTCCAGGACGTGGCACGCTGGATCGAGCCGCGGCTGGGGGACGGCCCGCGCTGAGCCGCGGGCCCCGGCCTCCGCCCGGGGCGATCAGAGCTGCGACTCGGCGATCTCGATCGTCTTCAGCAGGACCCGGGCCTTGCTCACGGTCTCCTCGTACTCCGTGGGCGGATGGCTGTCGTAGACGATCCCCGCACCGGCCTGGATGTAGGCGGTCTTGCCCTGAAGGACGAGCGTCCGCAGGGCGATGCAGGTGTCCATGTTGCCGGTGAAGTCGATGTAGCCGACGGCGCCCGCGTAGGGGCCGCGACGGGTGGGCTCCACCTCGTCGATGATCTCCATGGCCCGGACCTTCGGCGCGCCCGAGACGGTCCCCGCGGGCAGCCCCGCGCGGAGGGCGTCGAACGCCGTCTTCCCGGGCCGGAGCTTGCCCGTGACGTTCGACGTGATGTGCATGACGTGGGAGTAGCGCTCGACCTTCATCACGTCGCTGAGCGAGACGGTCTTGTAGTCGGCGACCTGGCCGACGTCGTTGCGCGCCAGGTCCACCAGCATGATGTGCTCGGCCCGCTCCTTGGGGTCCGCGAGCAGTTCCTCGGCGAGCGCCAGGTCCTCGTGCTCGTCCCGGCCCCGCCGCCTCGTCCCGGCCAGGGGCCGGATGGTGACCTCCCCGTCCTCCACGCGGACGAGGATCTCCGGGGAGCTGCCGATCAGCGAATACTCGCCGAAGGTCAGGTAGAACAGGAACGGGCTGGGGTTCACGACGCGGAGGACGCGGTAGATGTTGAAGGGAGACGCGACGGTCTCGAGCTGGAACCGCTGGCTGGGCACGACCTGGAAGATGTCGCCGGCCTTGATGTACTCCTGGCAGTGCCGGACGACGTCCTCGTACTGCTCGCGGGTGAGGTTCGATCGGGGCCGGAGGCTTGTCGGGCCCTCCGTATCCACATCCCGCAGCGGGAGCTCCGCCGCGGGCGAGGAGAGCCGCTCCACCAGCTCGTCCACCCGCCTGCGGGCCAGGTCGTAGGCGGCGAGCGGATCCGCCCCCGGCTCCAGGTGCGCCTGGGCCACGACGAGCACCGTCTTGCGGATGTGGTCGAAGATGACCATCCGGTCGAAGAACGAGAACGAGAGGTCCGGCAGGTTGCGGTCGTCCTCCGGGGCGTTTGGCAGGTGCTCCGTGTACCGGACGGCGTCGTACGCGGCATAGCCGACGGCGCCGCCGGTGAACCGCGGCAGGCCCGGGATGTGGACGGCCCGGTAACGGTCCACGAGCGCCTGGAGGTCCGCCAGGGGATCCGCGGAGGCGTACCTGCGGGTCGCGCGAGGGTCGCCGGGGACTTCCACCACGACCTGGTCGCGCCGGGCCTCGAACCGGAGGAACGGCTCGGTCCCCAGGAAGCTGAAGCGGCCGACCTTCTCGCCGCCGATCACGCTTTCGAACAGGAAAGACGGCGCAGCACGCTCGATCCGCCCGAAGGCGGAGACCGGCGTCAGGCTGTCGCCCGTGAGCTGCCGATAGACGGGGACGCACCGCGCCGTGCCTCGGACGCGCTCGAACTCTTCATACGTGGGTCGATGCGTTGTCATGTCGGACGCATTCCGCGGGCCGGCCTGGAGATCCATGGACGATTGAAAGTTAACAGCCGGCCGTCGTCGCGACAAGCCGCCCACTCCCCGCATCGGCCGCCGGCCGACATCCCGTCGCCCGCTGCCGACCCTCGACGCCCCGCGCCGCGGCCGACGCCCGTCAGGCCCGACTGCCGCGACCCCTCGCGGCGGCGGGCTCGCCATCCTCCGAAGCGTGACGGCGTGCCGGGGTGTCGGCGTGGCGGCGTGGCTCGGAGTTTCCGGTTTCGGGCTTGCCACTTCGGCGTACGACGCATATACCTCGCTACCGTCCTGCGTTCGCCGGATCTCGCGGCCCGGTTCGCGACTCGACCGAAGCGCGGCCGACGCAGTTCCGTTCATGGAGGACGCGACGTTCTCGGCATGGGCAGGCCCAGGAGGGGCCGGGAAATCCCCCCGACTTCCCCCCCGAAAAGGAGCGGCGCACCGCGCCACTCCTCGCCGACCATCCCGCCAGGTCGCGAAGCCCGACGGCCCTCGCCGCCCGAGCGGCGGGGCAGGGCCGCGGTCCCAGCCAGGGATGCCCCCTGCGGCCGCCTCGCGGGATCGCGCGACCCTGCCGCAGAGAACCTTGCAGATCAGGAGTGGTCCCTTGCCCGAATCGGAAGGCCGGTCCCAGGAGTATCCAAACCTGCTGGAGGATGGCCAGGAGGAAGGCCGCTTCCTCAGGTCGCGCCGGTGGCTCCTGGACGCGGGCGTGCAGGACTCAATCGGCCTGCTCCGAGGCTTGCGCGGCGAGGCCGCCCGGCTCGCGGAGATGGAAGGCCGGCCCGTGTTCTCCCTCCTGGCCGTGCTCCGCGACCCCCATCCCCAGCACCTGCGCGAGCTGATCCTCTCCTGCCGCTGCCAGTCGTACCAGGACTGGGAGCTGATCCTGGTGGATGACGGGAGCCGGGATCGCGGCCACATGGAGATGGTCGAGGAGTGGGCCGCCCGGGACCCCCGGGTCCGCCCGATCGCGCGGGAGATCCCCGGCGGGGACAGCCATGCGAGGAACGTCGCCGCCGCGGCGGCGACCGGCGACTTCCTCTCCGTTGTGGACGCCGACGGGATCCTCCACCCGATGGCCCTGGGCATCCTGGCTCGCCACCTCCGGGAAGATCCCGCCGTGAATCTGGTCTTCACGAACGAGCTCGAGCTCGAGAGGGACTCGGACCGGCCGGTGGCCCACCTCCTGAAGCCTCCGTTCGACGCCTTCACGCTCCTGAGGATCCCCTACCTGGGCCGACTCGTCGCCATGCGCCGCGACCTGGTGCTCCAAGTCGCGGACGGGGGGCCGATCTTCCGGCAGGAGCTGGATGGGATCGAGGAGCACGACCTCTGGCTCCGGCTGGCCCTGTCTGGTCGGGTCGTGGCACGCCACGTCCCGCTCTACGCCTATAGCCGCCGCGAGGGCTCCGCGGAGGCCGCGGCCGCACGCCACGCGGCGCTGCCCGAGAAGCGGGCGGCACTCCTCCATCGCCATGTGCCGCGGGCCTACCCGGGGGCTACCTGGACGTCGAGGCCCGCCGACGGGCCTTCGCCGCTCGTCGCGTCGAGCGTCTGGATCACGGGCCTGCCGGGCCGGCCGCGCCCCGGGCTCCTGATCGTGGTCCCGTTCAAGGACCAGGCGGACACGACCCTCGCCTGCCTGGACGCGATCGAGCGCCAGGTGCACTCCCTCGACATCCGGGTGGTGCTGGTCGACAACAACTCGGCCGAGCCGGAGACGGGCACGAAGCTGGCCGCCTGGCTGGGCCGGCCGCGGGGGGGCCGCTACGAGGTCCTGGAGGACCGGGGGGCGTTCAACTTCGCCCGGCTCAACAACGCGGCCGTCGCGCGGTTCGGCGGCGATCGCGACCTCATCCTCTTCCTCAACAACGACGTCGAGCTCTCCACCCCGCAGGCGCTTCAGGTCATGGCCATGCAACTGCTGGCCTGCCCGGACGCCGGATTCGTCGGGATCAAGCTGAATTACCCCGGCGGCCGGGGGGTGCAGCACGGCGGTGTGAGGTTCGTCGAGCACATGCTCGGATCCGGCTATCCCCAGCTCGTGCACGCGAACTCGCCCCAGGAGTTCGTCGACGCGGACCGGGTGGCCCTGTGCGTCACGTTCGCCTGCGCCATGACGCGGAGGGAGACGTTCGAATCCCTGGGCGGCCTGGAGGAGCGCTTCGTCCCCAACGGCTTCGGGGACGTCGACATCTCCCTCAGGGCCCTCGCGGCGGGCTATCGCCATTACTACCTGGGCAGCCTGGAGGGCGTGCATCACGAGTCGCTCTCGCGCGGGTCCTCGAACGAGGACGTCGAGTTCAGCACGCTGCACGAGCGGCACGGCCGGGTCATCGCCGAATGGCGGATGAGGCACCTCTTCCGCGCGGCCAGGCATCCCTGGCCCGTCGCTTCGCCTCTCCAGGGGGCGGGCGTCGAGGCGGTTCATCCGGCGGGGATGCCGCTCCGCTACCGCATCGCCGACCGGGCGGCCAACGCCCTCAGGCGATTGCTCGGCCCCGGGTACGGGCCCTGCCGCACGGCCGCCGTCAGGGCAGTCAAGCTGGCCCGGCGATTCCGGTCGCTAGCGGCGATCTTCTCCGCCCTCCGGGCGGCCATCAAGCCGATCCCGCTGCTGGGCCCGGCCGCCGCGTGGGGGATCCGCAGCGGCCGCAGGGCGATCCGCTCGGCCCGCATCGCGAAGGCGGTGGCCGGCCACGTCCTGCGCGAGCCGAGGGCCGTGAAGCGGCTGGGCGGCGCCCTGTCCGCGGGCGGCGTCGAGGGCCTGCTGCGAGAGCTGGCCGAGCAGCTCCCCGAGCTTCCCCTCCAGCCCTACGCGGCCGCGCTCCAGTTCCGGAAGAGCCGGCCCACTCCCGAACGGCTGGCGTCGCTCCGGTCGCGCGACTGGCCCGCGGACGCGCCGAAATTCAGCGTCATCGTGCCGGTCTACAACACCCGAGAGGCGTGGCTGCGCGAGATGCTGGGGAGCGTCCTGGGGCAGACCTATCCCCACTGGGAGCTGATCTGCGTCGACGACGCGAGCCCGTCCCCCCGGGTGCGCGAGGTCCTGGAGGAATTCGCGGCGAGCGACCCGCGGATCGTCCCCATCCTCGAGCGGCGGAATCGGGGGGTCGCGGCCGCGACGAACCGGGGGCTCGAGGCCGCCTCGGGCGACTACGTCGCCTTCCTGGACCACGACGACTCGCTGGAGCCCCACGCCCTCCAGGCGTTCGCCGAGGCCGTCCTCCGCGACCGGCCGGACATGCTCTACAGCGACGAGGCGGTCACCGGCGAGCGGCTCGACAAGGTCCTCCGGGTCGACCTCCGGCCGGACTTCAGCTACGACCATTACCTGGGGCATCCCTA from Aquisphaera giovannonii includes these protein-coding regions:
- the glmS gene encoding glutamine--fructose-6-phosphate transaminase (isomerizing); the protein is MCGIVGYTGLHQASPILVSGLRRLEYRGYDSAGVAAVEDDRLEVRKRAGRVRALEELLDEMPLHARCGISHTRWATHGPASDRNAHPHLGGRGGRMTVALVHNGVIENHVALRRELEAEGFLFQSQTDTEVIAHLVARELEKADDPFLAVRRALPRLEGTYGLGVVCAGHPGVVVGARFGSPLVVGVGDSEHLLASDAVAIAPHTARVAYLQDGEVVRLTPQDFQIQHLEKGPITPRIDRIDWKPDAVELGGHAHYMLKEIREQPETVTDACRGRLIRAEGTAHFGGLNLSPRQLRRVRRVVFAACGTSWHAAMVGEYLIERLADLPVEVEYASEFRYRNAPLDDRTLVFVLSQSGETADTLGALREARRRGHPTLAIVNTVGSTIAREADGGIYLHAGPEVGVASTKAFSAQVVVLAMLALHLGRLRHLSFPDGMAVLEAIESVPALMGEVLKTEAKIDEAAALMTQARNALYLGRDIHFPVALEGALKLKEISYLHAEGYPTAEMKHGPIALVDRETPCVFVAPKGSLHAKTLSNVEEVKARHGTIIGVGTEGDEGLASLSDIFLPIPEAPEVIQPLLAVVPLQLLAYHVARRRGCDIDKPRNLAKSVTVE
- a CDS encoding Spy/CpxP family protein refolding chaperone codes for the protein MTTLSKTFVAFGLAAFLSVPVMAQPPGGRGMGMGGGGLSMLLSNKSVQEELKLTEDQAEKAKDLAAKTREKIEKATEGLEGPERGAKMREMAKELDDDAKAAMKDVLKPEQIKRLHQIQHQVQGYMAFTNEEVQKKLELTDAQKDEIKQIGEESREKMREIFQEAQGDREAMMTKMREFRKETLAKVEAKLTDAQKSTWKEMTGEPFEIKMEGRGGR
- a CDS encoding FHA domain-containing protein: MPPQADVLGTMVPVGGGDPIPLLKPELLVGRRPGCDIRLDFENVSGKHCTLLLVNGVWTVRDMGSTNGTSVNGARLSSPHALMPEDELGIADHLYTIDYVPSGPEAFIATHKVLDQDVQEDRKRHSLMELAGLDTDGVSAARAPRPKKAPTLIERVSADEAEFDDAVPEHFKSPAKPKPKKKEEDDDFLKLIEEEVKKPE
- a CDS encoding sugar phosphate isomerase/epimerase family protein; amino-acid sequence: MSSGEHRGWTRRQVLGAGVAAAGLLTTGPARLLGGALREEEAGYGPFKVGLQSYSLRGYESDGKPDRAKALAVTRDLGLHHWEAFPAHVPVTEDEAAIKAMKSEFEAAGVHLGGYGVVALGKDERADRRIFEFAKAMGIAYISADPDPEGFALVDKLVDEYGIPVGIHNHGPGHRFALIDTIARAIKDHSPKIGCCIDTGHFLRSREDPVRAVEVFGDRIYGVHLKDVKDAETFTVLGRGDLRTDALLKALAGRKYSYNLALEYEEKPEDPVEDIKACLAALKKSVATLAAR
- a CDS encoding response regulator is translated as MASPPSRSPDAPARNSRVLIVDDNKDLALSLARLLSILGYEVRTEFDGARGIEAAREFQPRAILLDIGLPRIDGYQVARTLRDEGLNMLIIAISGYGQEEDRRRSQQAGMDHHVTKPVDVKTIASLIGDPA
- a CDS encoding alpha/beta hydrolase: MTESRDDTLISRDGMRLLVRSWPVAAPRGVVVVAHGLGEHGGAYAPLAEAVGIPLGLEFAALDFRGHGRSPGRRGVVRRYEDFVGDLHAAVEWVRARRPRLPIFVLGHSNGGQIALRYALESPDRIAGVVASNPFIRIAMPVPPGKLRLGRLLLSVAPWLTLRADTPIDGMTRDPAMRDMYRTDTLRHNRISAPLFFGMVEGGEMLMERAGAIRSPLLMIVGGQDPVVSPAATRDLFDRVGAADKTMLLYPKMLHEPFNELGRAQVFQDVARWIEPRLGDGPR
- the trpE gene encoding anthranilate synthase component I, translating into MTTHRPTYEEFERVRGTARCVPVYRQLTGDSLTPVSAFGRIERAAPSFLFESVIGGEKVGRFSFLGTEPFLRFEARRDQVVVEVPGDPRATRRYASADPLADLQALVDRYRAVHIPGLPRFTGGAVGYAAYDAVRYTEHLPNAPEDDRNLPDLSFSFFDRMVIFDHIRKTVLVVAQAHLEPGADPLAAYDLARRRVDELVERLSSPAAELPLRDVDTEGPTSLRPRSNLTREQYEDVVRHCQEYIKAGDIFQVVPSQRFQLETVASPFNIYRVLRVVNPSPFLFYLTFGEYSLIGSSPEILVRVEDGEVTIRPLAGTRRRGRDEHEDLALAEELLADPKERAEHIMLVDLARNDVGQVADYKTVSLSDVMKVERYSHVMHITSNVTGKLRPGKTAFDALRAGLPAGTVSGAPKVRAMEIIDEVEPTRRGPYAGAVGYIDFTGNMDTCIALRTLVLQGKTAYIQAGAGIVYDSHPPTEYEETVSKARVLLKTIEIAESQL